The Bdellovibrio sp. ZAP7 DNA segment CGCTCATAGTGGCCCAAATCCAAATCCGTCTCAGCACCATCTTCAGTTACAAACACTTCCCCGTGTTGAAACGGAGACATCGTACCCGGGTCCACATTCAGGTACGGGTCGAATTTCATGATTGTGACTTTGTGGCCGCGAGCTTCTAACAAAGCTCCCAGGCTCGCCGCTGTCAGGCCCTTACCGATGGATGAAACCACCCCGCCTGTCACAAAAATAAATTTTTGCTTCAGGGATTTCTTTGTGGATTTTGCTGTCGAAACTTTTGTGGTCGCAACAGTCTTCTTAGTTGCTTTCACAGATGTAGATTTTGCTTTTTTTGCCATTATTTCCTCTGACTTAAAACTTTATCCAATTTTTCAAGATCTTCGGGAGTATCCACCCCGATACTTGCTTCTTTCACACGCACGACTTTGATCTTTGCTCCCAGATACAAAGCGCGCAATTGCTCCAGGCTTTCTGCTTTTTCAATCAGAGCCTGAGGAGCTTCGCAGAACTGCTGCAAAAATTTTTTCGAGTATGCATACATGCCAATGTGTTTTAGGCAGCCAGAATAGTCTTCAAGCTCGCTGGCCTTGACACGGGAATAAGGCATAGGAAAGCGGCTAAAATACAAAGCCTCATCCTTGATATTCATCACGACTTTTACCGAATTAGGATTTTGCAGTTCTTCTTCAGAAATAGGATGGGCGAGTGTCGCCATATCCATCTTAGAGTCATCAACGAAAACTTGAGCCAGGCGATCAATCAACTCGCCCGTCACCAAGGGCTCATCGCCCTGAATGTTCACCACCACATCGCAATCAACATTTTTGATAGCGGCGTGAATACGGTCACTACCTGATGGCAGACTGCTGTCAGTCATCACGACCTTCGCACCCACAGCTTCTGCTGCCGCTTTGATAAGATCATCGTCAGTTGCGACAATCAGGTCCGTTAAAAGTTTTGATTTCTTGGCACCTTCAATTGTCCACTGAATCATCGGACGGCCTTGAAGAAGTGCGAGGGGCTTTCCGGGAAAGCGCGTGGAGGCGAATCGAGCTGGAATTACACCAACTATCTTCATGCTTTAATCCAATTGGCGTAGATATAGTCTTCCACTTCTTCTTGGCCGGTTTTCTTGATAGCCGAAGTTGCAAAGACAGCGCTCAAGCCTGTTTCTTTTTTTATTTTGTTAACTGCCTGAAGCATTTGTGAGCGAGACATTTTATCTGCCTTCGTCAACACCACGGCCAAAGGGAAGCCCTGAGTTTCAGAGAAACGACGAAGAAGCTCTTCATCCTCACTCCAGGAACGACGAATATCCATGACCAAAATCAAACCCGCCAGACTTTCGCGTGAGTTCAAATAGACTTCGATCATTTTATGCCAGTCACGAATCTCATCGCCAGAACGTGCCGCAAATCCATAACCTGGCATATCGACAAGCACGAAAGAATCCATATCAAAGAAATTCAACAGACGAGTTTTACCCGGCGTCGAACTGACCTTGGCGATTTTATTTGTCGCTAAACCATTAATAAATGAACTTTTGCCAGCATTGGATCTACCTGCGATCGCCACTTCAGCTTTTTTGTGGACGGGGTAGTCTTTCTCAAGAACGGCGCTTTTGATGAATCTGATCTGTTTTGGCATAACGTAGGCTACCAATAAATAAGCCGATGCTCAATTCTCAATTCTTGGAAACCTATCTTAGGCCCAATACATCATGGCCCCAAAACAGCCCCGGCGATCACTTATATTCGAATTGAGCCCTGGCGAGGCCCTTGCTCTAGAAATCCTCGCGAAGGAGAAAATCATGAACCAAGCTTTACTAAAACACATGGGTGAAAACCCGAAAACCTATCAAGTCAGCGACTTTCTGACAGTCGGCAAAGACGCCCAATGTCAGATTCAAATCTTCGGAGAAGAACTCGCCGAGCGTCACTTTAGAATCGAGCGTCGCGAGCAAACCTACTACATCCGAGACCTTAGAAGCCCTCAGGGAACCTATCTAAATAATGCCCGTATTATGGAAGCGATCCTGCAAGAAGGCGATATTATCCGCGCCGGCAGCCAGGAACTTTTATTCACCTATAAAACCAACGAGGAATCTTCGGAATTTCCTTTAAAAAGTAAGAACGAAGTTTGGAATGAAGAGTTGCAAAGTCTTCGTCACGTTGCCGTCACTGAATTCCCCGTCCTTATCTTGGGTCCCTCAGGAACCGGCAAAGATGTTATTGCTCAAGCCCTGCATAACGAAAGCTTACGCAAGAATGCAAACTTTATGAGCGTGAACTGCAGCGCTTTAAGTGAAACGTTGATCGAGTCTGAACTTTTTGGACACGTGAAAGGCAGCTTTACTGGCGCTATTTCTGATCGCAAGGGTGCATTTGAAGCTGCCCGCGGCGGAACCTTGTTCCTGGATGAAATCGGTGATCTTTCCTATGCTCTGCAAGCGAAACTCTTGCGCGCACTGGAAAATGGTGAAATTCGTCCCGTGGGAGCAGACCGCAACATCAAAACCGATGTGCGAATCATCGCAGCCACTCATCAGAGCTTGCCTGAAAAAATTCGTGAAGGTGCTTTCCGCGCCGACTTGTATTTCCGTTTGAATGTCGTAACAGTGACTCCCCCCGCACTGGTTCACCGCATGGAGGACTTTGAAGACCTGCTTTACATGTTTGCTAAAAAAATGCGTGTGCGTTTTTCGTTCGGCGCTATTGCCCGTTTGAAAAAGCATCCGTGGCCAGGTAATATCCGTGAATTGAAAAATCTGGTTACGCGCACGGCGGCCCTTTATCCTCGGGAGCATATCGAAGAGAAACATATCGAAAAGCTTCTGGATAAAACGTTGCTGACACCTTCTGAAGCCGACTCCACTAACGATATCCCGGTCATTAAAGAGATTGAAAAACAAATGATCATAAAACGTTTGACGGCAAATCGTGGCAATCAACGTCGCACAGCTGCTGATTTGGGTATGCCTAAATCAACTCTGCACGATCGTTTGAAGTACTATAATATCAAGGTGGAAAACTTTAAGGTTTAATAACAGCGGTTTTATAGAAGATCCTGCGCACTTTACCCTTGGTCAGGATCTTATTGATTTCTTTGCGAAGGCGTTCACACAACATCTGCTTGCCTTCAACTGAAGACAATTGATCGTAATTCATATCTTCAACGACTCTTAAAAACAGATCTTTCACTTCAGGCTCGCGGTCTTTGATTTCAACGACCACGTCGGCGTCCGTACCCTCGACATAAAATTCCAGGGCCGCCATCGGGTTCGGGCCTGATTGTGAAGACTTCCGGATATTCGCAAAAATTCTTTGTGTACTGAAAATATTCTGAGCCACTCGAGTGGAGTCATAAAAAGGCTCCACTTGATCCGCTTCAAAAAATTCCTTTTTATCTGCCCAGTCTTCCAAAGTCGGCAAAAACAATTCCTCTTGATGAGGGATCAGTTTGTTATTGGCGATTTTATACAGAACAACTCCACCGACACCGGTTGCGATCAACAAAACCACAACTCCCAGCTTTTGCATCAAAGAGAATGTTTTGAAGGTCGCACCCAAATCACCAAGCCAGCTTTTAATACGTCCTAAAACTTCAATGATCCCATGTTTTAAGTTAGGCCCCAGGTTTTTAAGGAAATGAATGGTTTGTTCTTTGGTTTTTCGCCATGTCAGGCGCAAAGCCATGTGTTGCAGGCGAACGTAGTACGAAATACGAGGCAAGAAGGGAAGAAATTTAACCAACTTCTTGCGCCAGCCTTCTTGGCGATTCCAGTATTTTACTTCATCTTCAATTTTATATTCTAGATCTGATTCTTCGATGACGATGGGATTTGAAGGATCATCGGGACCGATACTCTTAAGAGACTTGGCGAACTCGGGATCCTCTTTTTCCAAAATAGAATCCAAAGATTCCAGTGACAAAAGATCTTCCGAACTTTCCTCTTCTGGTGAATCCTCAGGTTTTTGCGACTCTACTTTGGTCGGGTTTTCGTTTTCAGCCAATGATTGCTCCCAAGACGATTGTAAGAAAAGAACCAAATACCCCGCAAGAACAATTTATAAACAAGCCCTCATCCAGTAGAATAAAACCTTAGGAGTTCATTCATGAGAGTATTGTTTGTCGTATCTGTTTTGGGCTTATCATTGTCTGCTTGTACAGGTTTTCAAAGATCCGCGAATAGTGGGTACGGATCCTCGTCCGATTATACTTCTCGGGACTCTCGTGATGTCATTCGCGACCGCTCGGTTCGTCAAACAGCTTATGAGTTGGGTAAAGACCCAGGCAATCTGAGCGCCAGCGACATTCAAGAAATCCAAGATCGCAATACAGTTCGCCAAATGGAACGAACTCTGCGTTCAAACAAGGAAAAAGAGCAATATTCACGCATCTTGCCTTGGCTGCAGTCCGATGCCGAAAAGATAGAGTTTTTATCCATCCCATCAATCGAGGGACGTCAGGTTTGGATCAATAAGAATAAAATCTGGAGCCGCTCAACAGCTCCAAGCCAAATGAAAGATCTGGTTGAAAACCAAGATATCGCCGTTGGCATGCCCCAGGAATACGTCAAAAAATCTTGGGGTGAGCCGACATCAGTCGATGTCTCAGGAAATCCGATCTATAAAAACGAACGTTGGCGCTATGAACGCCAAAGCTCGACATCTTCGGGCTACCGCAAAGAAACCCGCTTCGTATACTTCGAAGGCGGCCGCGTCGTCGGCTGGGAAACCCAATAACAAAAAACACGCATACCAGTGCGGGTCAGTGCGCTTCGTCCCAGTTGTCACCGATTGCATAGTTCACTTTAAGCGGAACGCGTAGCTGAGCCACGTTTTCCATTATGCTCACAAGTTGCGGAGTTAGTTTTTCCAAGCTTTCAGTAAAATCTTCGAAGATCAATTCGTCATGCACCTGCAAGAGCATGCGCACGGGAACCGTTTTATTCACTTCGATCATGGCTTTTTTCACTAGATCGCTGGCTGTACCTTGAATAGGAGCATTGATGGCTGCGCGTTCTCCGAATTTCTTTAGCATGGCATTGCCGGATTGAAGCTCATCGATATAACGACGGCGGCCGAATAATGTTTCGACGTAACCTTTTTCATGGGCCAGTTTGATCGTGTTATCGATATACTCACGAACATTTTTAAAGCGTGTGAAATAGCGATCGATAATGTCTTTACCCTCGGTACGTGAAATACCCAAAGTTTCCGCCAAACCGAAGGCACCCTGCCCGTAAGCGATACCAAAGTTCACGGCCTTGGCTGTGCGACGATGTTCTGCATTCACGTCTTTCAACGGTATATTGAAGATTTCTGCTGCTGTTGCCGCATGGATGTCCAAGTCTTCGGCGAAGGCTTTGCAAAGATTTGGATCTTCGGAAATATGGGCAAGAATTCTTAACTCAATTTGCGAGTAGTCCACTGACAATAGTTTCATGCGAGGATTTGCAATGAACGCTTTACGCACCAACTGACCACGAGGCGTGCGGATCGGGATGTTCTGCAAGTTAGGCGATGTACTGGAAAGACGACCTGTCGTCGTTAATGCCTGATTAAACCTGGTATGAACACGGCCGTCTTTGGCATGTACCATCGCTGGTAAAGCATCGACGTATGTTGATTTAAGTTTGGAAAGCTCGCGCCACTGCAGAACTAACTTCGCAATGGGATGTTCCAGGGCTTCCAGAACATCTTCACCGGTGGAATAACCAGTTTTCGTTTTCTTACCCGCAGGCAGACCCAGTTTTTCAAACAAGATCACACCCAGCTGTTTGGGACTACCAACGTTAAAGTTTTCACCCGCTTGCTCATGGATTTGCTTTTCCAAAACTTCGATTTCTTTTTCAAGTTCTTTACTTAAGTTGTGCAAAAGATCCGTATCGATGCGAACGCCCAGGTTTTCCATGTTCAAAAGAACTTTCACCAAGGGAAGCTCCAGATCACGGAAAACTTTTTCACCATGGATTTCGTGAAGCTTTTTATCCAATGTTTTCGCTAGGTGCAGGTGCGCATTGTACGTTTGACTTGGAGAAGCCATTTCTGGCAACGCTTCGCCCATGTGTTTTTCATAGACCTTGCTAAAGTCTGACGTATCAGAGGCTTTCAAAACATATGCTGCAAGCATTGAATCCCAATCAGCCAGAGGATTCTTGGAACCGATTTTATGCCATAGATCTTTTAAATCGTAGCCCTTCCAATTCACTTTGAAAGTATCCGTTAATTTACCCAGGAACTCGGCATCGGAGACATTAATAATATCAGAGTCTGTTCCAATGAAAACGCCTCTTGTATCAGAAAAACCCCACAACGGTTGGTTCGCCGCGAACATTCCCGCCAATTCTTTGGTGGAAAGAGTTTTTTCATTAAATTCTTTCGTCTGATGTTCGGCCAACATCGGTGTCGCCATCGCATCAGGGGCGGCGGCCGGCGTTGCGGCTTCAGCATAGTAAGCCTTACCCGCTTCAGCAGGCGTCATCGGTGAAGATCCGGCCTCACCGAAAAGATTTTTTTCAAATGTTTTAAAATTGAATTCACGCAAGTAAGCGCGAAGCTCGTCGTCTTTGCGCGGACGTAGACGATAGCTTTCGATATTGTGGTCTATAGGAATTTCAGTCGCGATGGTCACCAATTTTTTAGATAGGAAGGCCATCTCTTTGGCATCGATCAATTTCTGCTTGATGCTTTTGCCTTCGACCTTGTCGATGTTTTCATAGATGTCTTCAAGATGCTTAAACTGTTCTAAAAGTTTGATGGCACCTTTTTCACCGATGCCTTTGACTCCCGGAATGTTGTCCGATGTATCGCCAACGATGGCCAGATAGTCGATAAATTGATCAGGGCGTACGCCCCACTTTTCAAAGACTCCCGCAGAATCATAACGATGATCTTTCATGGTGTCGTAAAGAATCACACCGTCTTCGATCAACTGGCCAAAGTCTTTATCGCCACTGACAATCACGACTTCAACGCCGTTCTTTTTACCGACTTTCGCTAATGTCCCGATGATGTCATCAGCTTCATAGCTGGGAATTTCCAAGGCAGGAATTCCCAGAATATCGGCAAGTTGTTTGATGTAAGGAATTTGTACCGCAAGATCTTCAGGCATTTCTGAACGATGGGCTTTGTATTCCACGTACATATCATGACGGAAGGAAGGCTCTTTGCGGTCATAACAGAAAACCATGTACTCTGGTTTTTCTTCCTTCATGAGTTTGGTAACCATGGAGATAAAGCCGTAGATGGCATTAACGGGCATGCCCTTAGGAGAAGTCAGCTGTCTAATCGCAAAGAATGCGCGAAAGAACATCGAGCTGACATCAATAAGATAGATTTTTTTCATAAGGCTCTCCCGTATTTTGCAGTTCAAAAAACTACAACGGGAGAGTGCGAATGTCGATTATTCTAAGTCTGCTTTGACGCGTGAAAAATCAACTTGATCAAGTGCTTGCTTATCGCACTCGTTTTCACACGCTGGAGTAAAGCGAACTTGGTCAGAGCACTCATCTGCTTGACGATGAATCAGAGCTAACTCGCCCTTGATGTGCGGATTAAAAAGCAACTCGCCCTGACCCTCTTCCCATGATTCGATGTCTGTTAGCTCACACTTTAATCTGCGAGCCATATCAGAACGACTCCAGCCAAGACGAAGGCGAAGCGCGCGAAGAGTGTCTTTATTCCATTCATTTGAGTTTTCGAACATAACCGTAAACCCCCGGTATCACTTCAAAATAGATTTGAAATAGAGTTGAGATACTATTGCTAGTATACCCGAGAGACATCAAATAACGATTCGCGTTAGGCTATTGTTCAGGGAAAACGAAAACTAAGTCGTGTTCGCCAGCCAGGTCTAATTTATCGCGAGCCTGGCGCTCAATAAATGCTGGATCTTTGGCTTGCTTGAGCTGGACTTCAAGGTCAAGTGTGGCTTTTTTGCTATCATTGATCTCTGTTGTGATGCGGTCGAAATCTCTGTGGAGTCCCCATAGGCGCCATAGGTTTCCGTTTAATACAATGGAAACACCGAAAATGAGCATGCAAATGAATGCGACTCTTCCCGGGTGATTTAATAGACGACGTAATCCGACGGCGAAACGACTATAAGACATAACAAAAGTCTACGGCCGCTCTTTTCTTCGTGGTAGTCCAGATCGTTCTTCTTCGAACGTTCTGATCTTTGCCCGTCAGCCTTGGAGGTATGTGTTTCTTGGGCACGCCACATCCATGGCTCATCAGCGCCGGCTTCGCCGGTTCGCGCATCCAGCGCCGCTGAAGGCCCGGCGAATCACATACCTCCAAGTCTGCCAGTCAAAGCTCAGAGCTCTCGGAGAAGTTCGATGGACTACCCCTGCGTTCATCGCTCGTTTTTGCGGAGAGAAGAAAATAAAAAAGCCACCCGTCGAGGGTGGCTTTTTTAGGATTTGGGGATGGCTAGAATTTTTTGGATGAAGTCTTCGAATTCGGAACCTTGCTCTACTAATTGGATTCCTGCATCCCGGAAGAACCGATGTGATCAACTTTGGCATGGGGTAAAACTTTCGATAGTTTTTTTGCTAAATCGAAATATATGGCCCCAACTTTTTTCGAAAATTCCGACGGCGATAGAAACTTCATCTATTTTAGAGCCGCGAACAGGTCTATGGAGTTTCCGTCGGGATCTTGCACTGTTGCGTATCTTTGGCCCCAGAAGGCGTCCCAGGGTTCTTTTTCTGATTTGAAACCGGCGCTGGTAATTTTTTTGAAAGTTTCGTCTACACCTTTTGGTGTTTCACAATCGAATGCCAATGCCATTGATGCGATAGTTGGTTTTACCCAGTGGGGTTTTAGTTTTTTGATAAGCTCTTCTGCGTCTAGCATTATTCGCAGACCGGATTTGGTTGTGGCTTCCGTGTGTTGAGTTGTTTTGTCGCAGGCCTCGAATTGCAGACCTAATAGACTGTAGAAACGAACGGATTCAGGGATGTTTGTTGAGACGATTCCGATTGCGCTTAACTGCATACTGCCTCCGAAAATAAAAAAGCCACCCATTAAGAGTGGCTTTTTTTTATTTTTGAAGCAAGTGGCTTATCTGAAAGCTGCTTTGTCCCAGTATACGCCCATTCCACCCAAGTCTTCTTCGATTCTTAGTAGTTGGTTGTATTTGGCGATACGTTCAGAGCGACACAAGCTGCCGGTTTTGATTTGGTGACAGTTCAAAGCCACTGCTAGGTCGGCGATGAATGTGTCTTCTGTTTCGCCTGAGCGGTGGGACATGACTGTTTTATATTTGTTACGTTGAGCTAGGTTTACGGCTTCGAATGTTTCTGTCAAAGTTCCGATTTGGTTTACTTTAACTAGCAAGGCATTCGCAGCTTTTTTCTCTAGGCCCATGCGCAGACGTTTTGGGTTTGTTACGAACAAGTCGTCACCAACCAATTGCATTGTGTTGCCCATTTCGGATGTGCATTTTACCCATGAATCCCAGTCGTCTTCAGAGAAACCGTCTTCGATTGTGATGAGTGGATATTTTTCTGCCCATTTTTTGTAAACGCCCAATAGATCCGTTGGAGAGATCAACTCACCGTCGAATTGGTATTTACCGTCTTTGTACATTTCTGTCGCTGCAACGTCCAAGCCCAAGAATACGTTTTGACCTGGATCGTATCCAGCATCAACGATGGCGTTCATGATCAAGTCCAAAGCTTCTTGGTTGCCAGACAATTTTGGAGCGAAGCCACCTTCGTCACCCACTGCTGTCGTTAAACCTTTTTTGCCCAAGATTTTTTTAAGCGCGTGGAAGATCTCGGCACCTGCGCGAAGAGATTCTGCGTAAGAGTTATTCACAGTTGGAACGATCATGAATTCTTGAATGTCCAAACCGTTGTTGGCGTGCGCGCCACCGTTCAACACGTTCATCAAAGGAACTGGCAAGCGGCAAGCTTGAGAACCACCGATGTAACGGTACAAAGGAAGATTTACGTCAGCAGCAGCGGCTTTCGCAGCAGCCAAGGACACACCCAGGATCGCATTTGCGCCCAAATTTGTTTTGTTTTCAGTTCCATCGATTTCGCGAAGAACTTTGTCCAAGTAAACTTGTTCAGTTACTTGCAGACCCAAGATTTCAGGAGCGATTTTTTCACGGATATTATCAACCGCTTTGAATACGCCCTTACCACCGTAACGATTTTTATCACCATCACGAAGCTCACAAGCTTCATGGGCACCTGTCGAGGCACCTGATGGAACTGCTGCGCGACCGATATTGCCTTCAGCTGTTGTTACTTCAACTTCAACTGTTGGGTTACCACGGCTATCAAGAATTTCACGAGCTACGACACTGATGATTTCAGACATGATGAGTACCTTCCTTCTCGGATTGCTTAGAGTTTATTTTTTTAACAAGTTCCATGCTGTTGAAAACAGTGCGCGGGTATTCGGTTTTCACGAATTCCCAGTCCACACGTCTCATGGCTTCCTTCACGGCAGGATTTGTTTTGCCTTGAGAAGCCAGCATAGTGATCAATTGCTGAGCGCGCACCATGTAGTCATGCATACGTGCCAGGTTTTGATTCAAGGAATACGCAGGTGATTCCACATCGAAATTCAGATGCGCCAAAGAACCTTCGTGAGGAATCAATGAGGCTTTGCCTTCGATAGTATCAGCCGCTTCAATTTGTGCTGCCTGCTGCTGTCTTTGCTTTTCAAACGTGCGAATTTTATCTTCAAGATCGCCCACGTATTTTTGCAGGTCTTCGCGCTCACGTTGAGTGCGTTGCAAATCGTTTAGCAAGCTTTGGAATAAATCCGGGCTGACCTGATGACCGACGTTTTCATTTTCACTGAAGATCGTTTGCTGTTGTGTTGCCCAGCTTAATTTCAAAGTGATACCGGACCATTCACAACGTGCTAAAGGTTGACCCACATAAACGGGCAAAGACTCGAACGCCGCCTTCAGGTAGGTCGTCACCAACGGATATTGTTCGGCAGGAAGTGGCAAATCGAAAGAGATGCTGACTTCGTCTTTACGAAGATTATCAATCGGTGGTTTTGGAGAAATAAAATAGGACAAGAACTGTTCAGGCTGATTAAAGATTTCCTGCGGACGAGGCATCATGCGCAGCACGCTGTCGAGCACTCCCCAAGCACGCAATTCTGGTCCGTTGTGACCCGCACGAATCAAAACATCGCCATCTTTTTTGAGCGGAAGTCGCAAACACATTTCTAGGAATTGCTCCATGTCAGGAGCACTGATCCAATAGGAAGAATCTCGCAGCAACTCAACCGATAGATGAGTTTGTTCATAGAGGGGCGTAAGGTCTTCACCTTGCTCCTCAAGAACCGTCAAAACTGAGTTGGAGATCTTACAACTAAAGTGCACGCAAAAGTGATAGCCCAAATGCGAAGCCATTGAAATAACTATATTATGCTTAAACCAGATGACGCGGATCAGTCAGAAAATCAACCAATCCTCTGCATTTTAGGGCCTCGCCAGTACTTTACAGATCTAAGCACGACTCATTGAGTCGGTTAGGTGGAGTTAAGCGGCGATTATATGCGGCGCGGCCGTAAGTAGGACCTGGCACCTTTTTAGGCAGCTTTGTTGAACTTGGCTTTGGGGAACGGAAGTTTGTTGTCGATTATTTCTTCCATGAACGTTGGAACGTTTCCAGTTGCTTCCAACTTACCTTCAAGGGTTCCGTCGGGACGACGTACTAATCGTCCCAGTTCAAATATTGGAACCACATCGTAAGAACCATCGGGCAAGAAGCCACGAACTTCACTGATCGCACCGATACGACGTGAACCGTCTCCGTAACGAGAGATTTGTACGATCAAATCAATTGCGGATGCCACTTGTTGACGAAGAGCACGCTCGCTGATTTTGCCATCCCCGCCTTGAGCCAAAGCTTCCAGACGTACGATCGCATCTTCAGGCGAGTTCGCATGCACCGTGCCCATACAACCCTTGTGACCTGTGTTCATCGCATTCAAAAGCTCAAGAGCTTCGCCCGAACGAACCTCCCCGACGATGATACGATCAGGACGCAAACGAAGAGCACTCTTCACCAGATCTTTGATCGTCACTTCGCCTTTGCCTTGCGCATCGGCCATACGAGTTTCAAACATCACCAAGTGTTCATAATCGACCTGAAGCTCTGATGAGTCTTCGATGATCAACACTCGCTGACCTTTGGGTATACGTGAACACAAGAGCGACAACAATGTCGTCTTACCGGAACCGGTACCACCGCTGACGATAATGTTTTTCCCCAAAAACATCGCGATATCTAAAAAGCGTGCGCCGTCTTCAGAAATTGTGCCCATTTTGATGTAGTCATTGAAAGTAATTTTAGTGCTCGTAAATTTACGAATCGACAGAGTCGTGCCTTTACGGGACATCGGTGGAATCACCGCTGCGATACGGGACCCATCCGGCAAACGCGCATCCAAGCGAGGATTCTCGTCATTGATACGACGGCCGACAGATTGTGCGATAGAGTTAACGGCGGCACGCAGGTCGTCTTCGGAAGGAAACTTTTCAGAAACCTTTTCGAGCTTACCTTTGCGTTCGACGAAAATT contains these protein-coding regions:
- the kdsB gene encoding 3-deoxy-manno-octulosonate cytidylyltransferase, whose product is MKIVGVIPARFASTRFPGKPLALLQGRPMIQWTIEGAKKSKLLTDLIVATDDDLIKAAAEAVGAKVVMTDSSLPSGSDRIHAAIKNVDCDVVVNIQGDEPLVTGELIDRLAQVFVDDSKMDMATLAHPISEEELQNPNSVKVVMNIKDEALYFSRFPMPYSRVKASELEDYSGCLKHIGMYAYSKKFLQQFCEAPQALIEKAESLEQLRALYLGAKIKVVRVKEASIGVDTPEDLEKLDKVLSQRK
- the yihA gene encoding ribosome biogenesis GTP-binding protein YihA/YsxC, whose product is MPKQIRFIKSAVLEKDYPVHKKAEVAIAGRSNAGKSSFINGLATNKIAKVSSTPGKTRLLNFFDMDSFVLVDMPGYGFAARSGDEIRDWHKMIEVYLNSRESLAGLILVMDIRRSWSEDEELLRRFSETQGFPLAVVLTKADKMSRSQMLQAVNKIKKETGLSAVFATSAIKKTGQEEVEDYIYANWIKA
- a CDS encoding sigma-54-dependent Fis family transcriptional regulator, which gives rise to MNQALLKHMGENPKTYQVSDFLTVGKDAQCQIQIFGEELAERHFRIERREQTYYIRDLRSPQGTYLNNARIMEAILQEGDIIRAGSQELLFTYKTNEESSEFPLKSKNEVWNEELQSLRHVAVTEFPVLILGPSGTGKDVIAQALHNESLRKNANFMSVNCSALSETLIESELFGHVKGSFTGAISDRKGAFEAARGGTLFLDEIGDLSYALQAKLLRALENGEIRPVGADRNIKTDVRIIAATHQSLPEKIREGAFRADLYFRLNVVTVTPPALVHRMEDFEDLLYMFAKKMRVRFSFGAIARLKKHPWPGNIRELKNLVTRTAALYPREHIEEKHIEKLLDKTLLTPSEADSTNDIPVIKEIEKQMIIKRLTANRGNQRRTAADLGMPKSTLHDRLKYYNIKVENFKV
- the fliL gene encoding flagellar basal body-associated protein FliL, encoding MAENENPTKVESQKPEDSPEEESSEDLLSLESLDSILEKEDPEFAKSLKSIGPDDPSNPIVIEESDLEYKIEDEVKYWNRQEGWRKKLVKFLPFLPRISYYVRLQHMALRLTWRKTKEQTIHFLKNLGPNLKHGIIEVLGRIKSWLGDLGATFKTFSLMQKLGVVVLLIATGVGGVVLYKIANNKLIPHQEELFLPTLEDWADKKEFFEADQVEPFYDSTRVAQNIFSTQRIFANIRKSSQSGPNPMAALEFYVEGTDADVVVEIKDREPEVKDLFLRVVEDMNYDQLSSVEGKQMLCERLRKEINKILTKGKVRRIFYKTAVIKP
- the polA gene encoding DNA polymerase I, translated to MKKIYLIDVSSMFFRAFFAIRQLTSPKGMPVNAIYGFISMVTKLMKEEKPEYMVFCYDRKEPSFRHDMYVEYKAHRSEMPEDLAVQIPYIKQLADILGIPALEIPSYEADDIIGTLAKVGKKNGVEVVIVSGDKDFGQLIEDGVILYDTMKDHRYDSAGVFEKWGVRPDQFIDYLAIVGDTSDNIPGVKGIGEKGAIKLLEQFKHLEDIYENIDKVEGKSIKQKLIDAKEMAFLSKKLVTIATEIPIDHNIESYRLRPRKDDELRAYLREFNFKTFEKNLFGEAGSSPMTPAEAGKAYYAEAATPAAAPDAMATPMLAEHQTKEFNEKTLSTKELAGMFAANQPLWGFSDTRGVFIGTDSDIINVSDAEFLGKLTDTFKVNWKGYDLKDLWHKIGSKNPLADWDSMLAAYVLKASDTSDFSKVYEKHMGEALPEMASPSQTYNAHLHLAKTLDKKLHEIHGEKVFRDLELPLVKVLLNMENLGVRIDTDLLHNLSKELEKEIEVLEKQIHEQAGENFNVGSPKQLGVILFEKLGLPAGKKTKTGYSTGEDVLEALEHPIAKLVLQWRELSKLKSTYVDALPAMVHAKDGRVHTRFNQALTTTGRLSSTSPNLQNIPIRTPRGQLVRKAFIANPRMKLLSVDYSQIELRILAHISEDPNLCKAFAEDLDIHAATAAEIFNIPLKDVNAEHRRTAKAVNFGIAYGQGAFGLAETLGISRTEGKDIIDRYFTRFKNVREYIDNTIKLAHEKGYVETLFGRRRYIDELQSGNAMLKKFGERAAINAPIQGTASDLVKKAMIEVNKTVPVRMLLQVHDELIFEDFTESLEKLTPQLVSIMENVAQLRVPLKVNYAIGDNWDEAH
- a CDS encoding helix-turn-helix domain-containing protein — translated: MFENSNEWNKDTLRALRLRLGWSRSDMARRLKCELTDIESWEEGQGELLFNPHIKGELALIHRQADECSDQVRFTPACENECDKQALDQVDFSRVKADLE
- a CDS encoding septum formation initiator family protein, producing the protein MSYSRFAVGLRRLLNHPGRVAFICMLIFGVSIVLNGNLWRLWGLHRDFDRITTEINDSKKATLDLEVQLKQAKDPAFIERQARDKLDLAGEHDLVFVFPEQ
- a CDS encoding VOC family protein — translated: MQLSAIGIVSTNIPESVRFYSLLGLQFEACDKTTQHTEATTKSGLRIMLDAEELIKKLKPHWVKPTIASMALAFDCETPKGVDETFKKITSAGFKSEKEPWDAFWGQRYATVQDPDGNSIDLFAALK
- the eno gene encoding phosphopyruvate hydratase, producing MSEIISVVAREILDSRGNPTVEVEVTTAEGNIGRAAVPSGASTGAHEACELRDGDKNRYGGKGVFKAVDNIREKIAPEILGLQVTEQVYLDKVLREIDGTENKTNLGANAILGVSLAAAKAAAADVNLPLYRYIGGSQACRLPVPLMNVLNGGAHANNGLDIQEFMIVPTVNNSYAESLRAGAEIFHALKKILGKKGLTTAVGDEGGFAPKLSGNQEALDLIMNAIVDAGYDPGQNVFLGLDVAATEMYKDGKYQFDGELISPTDLLGVYKKWAEKYPLITIEDGFSEDDWDSWVKCTSEMGNTMQLVGDDLFVTNPKRLRMGLEKKAANALLVKVNQIGTLTETFEAVNLAQRNKYKTVMSHRSGETEDTFIADLAVALNCHQIKTGSLCRSERIAKYNQLLRIEEDLGGMGVYWDKAAFR